The stretch of DNA cGCAGTTCTACTTGAGAAGCgatttgtagtactctttccaccactgtcaTATGAGTGCATGTATgtccagtatgtgtgtgtgtgtgatctggaCTGCAGGCCACCTTAAAGAAAGTGTCCTGTGCGATGATGCAGCTGCTGGGTATCCGCTGCTGCAGACTGCAGGACAGAGTGGACTTTCCTCCATTAGTCATCCTGAGAGAACAAGAAGAAGCACATTAACACATCAAGCAAAGAGGACCGGTGTTGATTATACaccaactttttaaaaaaaactgctccaCAGTTTTGTCCTGTGGGCCTAGTCAGTTCAATCTGACTGATACACATTAACAGTAAACATTTCAAGGCACTACTTCTAAATAAATGGATCAAAATAGCACACTTGGCCATTCTGCACAACATTCAAGATGAATaaggaaattaaattaataaattccTAGATTACCTGGGGTTAAATCTTTTACTTTATTCACTATGACAGCAATTACATGCATTGAGTTGAGTTCTAGGTGGTAGTCATTCTAAGGCAAATAACCACtaagataaacaaaaatcaagtaTGCTTTAAgaaatgcaagttttttttcctgttcccATATAACTTACAGAATTAATATACCTCCTCTCATGATGTATCCTCTACATTTAAGCCAGAACAATTTACACCAGCCTAATAAGCTGCTAATGCTCTATTCTACAAAAAAGTGAACAGCttaatgtctctctctgcaaTCAAGAACCAGATTACCAACATTTATACTTACAAGTGCAGCTCTTTCCCAACAAACTAACTTGCAGCAACCGCTGCATGTCGGCTGCATGTTTTAATTGCTCTCATGGCATCCTTACTGTTGCTGACTGCTGATACTgtatgatttgatttatttatttattgtgtgtgtgtgtgtgtgtgtgtgtgtgtgtgcgcgtgcgtgcgtgcgtgcgtgcgtgtgtgtgtggagggggtgtTTTCTGTccccctgtgctgtttttgcagtgttttctgcGACCTTCAAACCCTCTTATCTCGTCCCTCTGTctgttcctcctccttgttCCCATAGCGGTAACTATAAATAAGACTTTATTAACCAacttacactgaaaaaaaaaatatatatatatacatattaaatGGTGAAGCAGCCATCTGAATATCAAAATGCTACCTGAGGTAGAAAGGTTGTTGGAGTTGAGAATGGTCCAGACTGAATGTCATGCCTGCTTTGAATGGAGGTaaacacaacaagaaaaaaaagagcgtAATCTTGCTGACTTACCCGCCTATTCCCACAACCAGAGTCTTCATCTCGGCTTGCAATGCCTGGTCAGAGGAGAGATTCCTGATATAAAGCAGGTAATATCACATTGATAAGCAGGTCATAAACTAACAACACAGAAGAGAGTACAAGTGGCTGCAGaaactcctctccctctctcccctgtccaCTCCTTTCCACGTAGAGTTCCGGAAGTGAAATTCccatttatattttccataacgAACAAGATAAATGGCTATAAAATATTAACTGTTCAAGATGCAGCTCCCACAGGCTGCGTCGCTGTTATGTGACAGTATCTGCACATGTGAAAGCCACTGGTCACTCTAATTTCACCTTCGTTTAGGAAGAGATCGACTTTAATCCTGACTGCAACGCATAGACAGCCGACTACATTACCCACAATTCTTCAAACACgttcaaccaatcagagagcgGTTATCCTGGCGATGGGAAAGGGCGCTGAGAGTGTCTGACAGCCTGCTATTACAatgcattttcatgtaatttactTTGTTTGGTGTTTACATTGAATGTTACatttgttactttattttttactgttaaaTTGTGTGAAATAAGCGGAAATTGATCGATTGAATATGTTGAACATTTTTAACAACGTTTTCTGAGAAACTAACGTGtagaaataaaaactgaattcaGTTTCTATGTGTGTAGCTATATTGTGTTGCTCATAAGAAGCTCTATTCACAATGTGCACATGCAAAACATGTAAGCAGTGCTTCTACACATTTAGTATAAAAGTTCACAACCTTTAAAAaacatgattgattgattaggAATAGAACAgaagtagaatagaatagaatagaagccCCCTGGAAGGCCTCTGCGCATGCGCCGTTCAACTTTTCCGCGTCGCCCTGAGAGCGCAGGCTGAACTTCCTCattggcaggaaaaaaagaagtacCTTCACAGTTGAGCGACGTTTCTGGCTGGAACAGCGGATAACGCACGCGTGCGTGGGTTTTTTAATACTAATAAAATGTCAAAGCCTCCTCCAAAGCCGGCCAAGCCAGGTAAGAGTAACACTTCATGATTCGTCCTTCATTTTTGCCTTCAAAAAagaaagttgtgtgtgtctcctgcgGGCGCAACACACCTTTGCAGCGTTGTGAGCCGATGGGCGCGTGGGTGGCGGACGGGgcgagctgtttttttttttttttttttttttttttgacagtgagGTGACTGGTTTCTGTCGATGGTCTGTGAGGTTTTCATTACTACTTTCAGAGCCTTTTGTGTTGTTGCAAATAGTCCGCAATTGCCACCGAGTTTACAGAGAAAAGGCTCATAGAGGGAGGAGATCCGTTTCAGCAACAGGCCGCTGCGACTTCCTTATTTACATCATCCATGCAGGGAGAGTTTGCACACAGGTTAACAAGTGGTGATGAATCAGTCTGTGGTTTGCAGTGACATCAGCTTCTTGGAAACTTATTCTGGGCCAAAAATCCCTCACTGTCAGCGCTACTCACCCTGACTTCACCTCTGCACACATCTAAAAGTCACAATGTATCTGCTAGATGTTGCCCTATGAAAATATGAACCCAGAGCCATAAATATGGATGGCTCATTATCATTCATGTTTGGGTTATTTATGAATGACTCTAATGACGCCTCACGTGGTTGTGATGGCAGGTGTGACTGTGTCTGGACAGGTGGGGTGGCTGGGATGAAAAGAGAGCGCCTGCAGTTTCCTTTGGTGAAGTGAGAGCCTGCATTTGCCCCGGGCTGATGTGGCTTTACCTCCTCTAGTCCATAACATCTGCTCCATTCTCTTGTTCACACTCACGCTTTGTACCTTCTGCTTTCCCTTGATGCAACAGCTCTCTCATCTGCTGccattttgtcaagtcaagtcattttTGTTCCTCTTCCAGTGGACATTCACTTGAATTCAtcttgtgagagtgaaagcaGCCGTCCTAAAACAGCCCAGAGGCTCAGTGGCACCCTGTCTGAATGACAAAGATGTCTCTAACTCCATGCTCGGGTCTTGTTTGATTGTCTACCTGCAGCTGTATTTATTCCTCCTTTAACAAATCCTCAACCAGATGACCTAGGTTCAAGCCCCATACTGGGCTGAATCCCTCTCAGCTCCACAGTGttggctgacctctgacctcccctcTGATGCGGGCAAGCAGAAGGAGATCTCCCCccaggggatcaataaagtgtcctttttttgtcatcataCAGTTTATCTAGCGAAAAAGCCCTCAAAACTAAGATGTATACATCCTCGGATATAAGCTGTGATATCAACTGTGCTGAGTTGTCATATATGCAGTAGCCAGTGTTTCCACATGTAAAGGGGCAGATTAAGTGTTATTGCTTCATTCTGCTTTCATTTAAAAGAGGAATATCTTCAGCTATTTGCAAAATAAAGGGAATGCCATTACAGTTTATTGCTtcacttctgctctctctcttgcccagAAGTTGCTTTCAATCTCACAAAcatgcatttgcacatgcacgtacaaacacattttagcGGTAAAACACCTTGGGTTGGAGTCTGCCTTTGGAGATATGTTGATTTGGTCCATCAGGGAAACTGACTGCTGATGGTGTAACAGAGTACGCTAGTTTTTGTTGGCTTGCtataaaaaatgcatgactTGAGGCTCATACTCTCAGCATAGCTCACCTGGAACCTAACCCTAAAAATGTAGACacgcttttttttctcctaaccAAACTGTGGATTCTGGATGAGCTGTAAAGTAATGCCAGATAGCTGTTCGTCTTATCTCATCATAGTTGAAGTCATTGCGGTTTTGGGGGCTAATGATTGGCATTTTCATGTTGGGAGGGGAACGCTATGTGGGGACAGTTTGCTTTGTGGGAGGCTCGATGGTAACCCAAGGGTTGGGTTGGGTTTTGAACAGGAATGGGGAATTGAAGAGTCTCCAAGATGAGACAGGACCTTTTGGAAGCGCTGTTGCAGGGAAAATACACAACCAGTCTGGAACATATCAAAGAAATCCAAAGAAAATAGACTGTTTTTTGCAGACACTTCTGTTTTTCAGTTAGTTTTATAGACAAAGCCAGTGAGGTGGCTACAGCTTTAAAATGTAGAGAACTCTGGACTAGTCTGCGcaggcctctgtgtgttttgaacaACATGACTAGGCCTGCAGAGTAGACACGCTGGCTGGGTTGAACAGAGCCGGGCTTGTCTGGTGGCTCAGCCCCTCTCTTTCTGAAACACAGGCACAGTGTGCTGGCTGAATAGAGGCCCTCAGTGAGAGCTGAGTCGGAGCTGGAAGAACAGGCCAACATGCAGGCCTGGCAGCCAGAGCTAACACCTGAATACAGCAGAGAAAAGCTGCTTATTGTAGCTGTATTTTATGCACCCTGAAAAGGAACCTTTTGTGATTCAGGATCATcatatttgtttattatattgTGCTCAAATCTAGCTAGTGGGAGTTATTCAGCTTTCACATCCAGAAAGACCATTTGCAGCAGGACCATGCTCTCTAATGGAAGTcaggagagaaaagcagagctgTTGTTTGAGTGATGTCTGTCTACAGCTCTGGTTTTCAGCAGAAGCCTAGCATTACTTTTGCACCAGTGCTGAACAATATTAAGGCTTGTTTAGCCggttaacaaaaacaatagcTGGTATTTTGGCATGCATTGTGGTCAGCCCACCATGCTGTTGACTGAACCTTGCATAGGATCTGTTAAATATAAAGCATACGTTCAGCCGCACGGCACCCCACCCATCTCTGATACTCCTACATGCAGTACTGTGCATTTCAGCAGCATTGTGCAGAAACTATTCAGTATGTCAGCTTTTCaagaagtaagaaaaaaaaaactggctgaTTTTCCCAtcagcagtttgcatttttGAAATCCTATACAGCATCATGAGTGGTTTGATTCTGTCCCCAAAAAATAGTTGGTTatatcaaaaaataaacagtcaGTGTTTCTTTAAGCTTCTCTTCTCGTTCTCCATGAGCTGATTTAGCTGCCAGCTAAAGTCTCAACCACTCTGGTAGCattccagcagcagagcagaagcCGGGCGGTGCAGTGTGCCATCACAGACCCTGAGGGCGGCTCTGTGTCAGGGCTGCATGCAGAAGGACAAgggaacgttttttttttatctgttgcagtgtgtgtaaaaatgcatAGCCTATTGCTTTTCTCTGTAGCAGACACGGAGAGGAGCTTTAAAGTAACCTCTGAAGGCTATAGACCAGACCCATTTAAGCTCATTACAAGTTCTGgtaattgaaaaaaattataaaaagggAATACAACCTGCACTAATCAGACACAGCTATGTATGGTTGGCTCTTTAATGAGGTGATAGCAAATGTGTTGGCTAATGAATTATCTTTGCTGAAGCGCACCTTCTCACATTGAAGCTGTATACTGGATTCATGTCCAGCTTCATGCAGCTGAACTGGGCTGTGTAGCCCACTGGGCTTAGAAATAGCACAAATTGTGGTTTCAACTTAGCCTGTGATGCATGTGCTCACGTATGCACCGTTCAACAGCACCCTCATATATGCAGAAGTGAAGATGATGCAACGCAAATGTGTTAAAGTGTTAAACCCTAATATAcagtctgtgtttctctgcaggcCAAGTCAAAGTGTTCCGAGCAATGTTCACCTTTGACCCCAGAACAGTAAGttcataaaatgtatttatctgATGACTGTTGAGATCTTTaaggtctttatttattattactaatagATGAAACCAGTGAAATGCAAACTGCATTTAGTTAAGACTCTTTCGACTCAGCTAATTAAAAAAACTGGAATAAGCACAAATTTTGATGGTTGACCCGTGTCACTAGTTTTGtttccactaaaaaaaaatcaacttaatTGCTAGAGAATAATAAAACCTGCAAAAAACTCAAGCGAAGTAAGACGCATTTCCATGACATCTGTGTAAGGGAATCTAGCGTCGCTGATATGAACAGTCCTTACTGTCCTTACTAaccttaattttattttgcatagtgcacctacTTGTCCCATCAGCAAACCCTGCATCCAGTCCCGCTCCATGTCCTCCACCAGCCCTGATGTCTTGTGTCTGATTAACATGTTTTAGATTATTGTTATAGGATTTTGTTCCAGTTGGTGgtagaaaaatgagagaaacagaaaaaaggggtGCGAACAAGAACACGTGACACTGACTAactgtgatttgttttgctgtctcTTCAGCCGGATGAGCTCTACTTTGAAGAGGGAGACATCTTGTACATCTCTGACACAGTAAGCAAAGCCCTCTAAGTTTGAGCCGTTGCCTTCAGGTCCAACTTGAGCCGGGGCCCgtttcttcctgtttctttGGAATCTCAGTTGCAAACCCTCTTCCTTCtgtttcccccttttctctACTTTGTCATTTGTCTACTTCTTGTTAATCTTTTCTCCCTTACACTTAATTTGTCCTTCTTCAGTCTCATTTTCTTTtggctgtttcctgtttgtctctgCTCCTTTGCTTCAGTGATTCTGGATACAAGAAACAATGATTCTGCGTTGCCAATAGGctctcactgcctgtctgtcataTTTAGAGCGACAGTAACTGGTGGAAGGGGACGTGCAGAGGGAGGACAGGACTAATCCCAAGTAACTACGGTGAGTAGACAACACAGGAAGATACATAATGAATATCAAAGGAATGTAGGTCGCATacaaatgttgttgttgtcttcttCCTGCAGTGGCCGAGCAGGCAGAGTCCATTGACAACCCAATGCACGAAGCAGCCAAACGAGGTGAGTTAGCGGCCTGCAGACGGTGATATTTCCATAcgtttttattttacttcccTGTTTCTGTTGTAAAGATGTGAAACCAGCTGCATCTGGAACAGCTTTCTTTGTATGTGCTCTGCGAGTGTGTGTAtacctgcatgtttttgtgtgtgtatttcaacaGGCAATCTGAGCTGGCTGAGGGAGTGTGTGGAGAACAAGGTGGGGATCAATGGGTTGGATAAAGCTGGAAACACTGCCCTCTACTGGGGATGCCATGGAGGACATAAAGGTAACATTCATCAAGGTGTCAGAGTCAGCATTATTTACTCAAATATGTGCAAGATTTATTTAGGAGTGATATTGTTCAGGAATCAGGAGGCATCTTTAAACCCTAATTTTCAAACAATGtcaaatatatttcaaacaatgtCAGAACTATGTAAAACTGGGAACTTAAATTATGTGTACATTCAAGCTCTTTGTTCCTCAGTGTTCCTAGGTTATAGTTACACTGTAGTGTGTCATTAAAGTTTAGTCTGTGACTCAGcagttctcttttttctctgtgccAGATGTGGTGGAGCTGTTGCTGAGCCAGCCCAACGTGGAGCTCAACCAGCAAGTAAGAACAATTTATAAACTCATGCAGTCACAAAAGTAAATTCACTCTCATGTGAAATGCGTGAAGATGGCGGTCCCTTGGTTTGGCAAAATTTGAATTTCCCAGCCCCATGCCATATTGCAGCGTAGGCAGCAGAGAGCCTACTGGTCCAGGTTCAAGCTCCAGTAACAGCAAACGCCCACTCCTCATGTGACAATATATCAGTCTATATCAATAAATCACAGCACAAAAGTGTGACAAAATTGGCCGGTGACATTAAAACCCTGGCTTTGTGGAATTAGCAGTGACATAAAATGAGGAGGCTGCTGTCCCAATGCATGAGCCATTCCCAATTCACACCTGAAGTGCACGCTTCCACCAAGTATGGAAGAGTTTTTATTTCTTGTGGGAATATGAGTGACACCAAATAACTGGACCCAGACCACCTAAAAATGGGGGTGTTGAGTAGAGTGAGAAGTGCTCATACCAACTACAGGAAATGACCCCAGAATATGCAGTTTCATGTGTATAAAGAGATGGTtgttgacatctgatagccagTAGTTACTCATACTGGGAAAGCCTAGCATCACAAAATGATCTGAGAAACTGCCAATTTTCAGCTTtgtcttcatgttttcttaACTGGAAGGAACACCAAAGAAGGTAAATTGCAACAAAGAATGTAGACAAGTCATGTTTGGCTAATAAAGCCCCCGTTTCCTTGTAACTGAGCAAAAGCAAATAcaaagtaaatgtaaaaatataacacAGTACTAATTTCCGCTGTGGTTCATTTCCTAAGTTTCATGATATCATTGTagaagcttgttttttttttttttttttttagttggagGATGTGATTGTAAAAGATCATGTTGCTTTTGTGTTGTAGAATAAACTCGGCGACACTGCTCTGCACGCTGCTGCCTGGAAGGGTTACTCTGACATTGTAGAGATGTTGCTGAATAAGAGTGAGTATTTATCtccatctcatttttcttttttcttttttgtacaaaaagaACAATGGGTCCTCtggttgtcattttttttttcttagccaGTGGGAATGTAAAGACGGAAACAGCAGGG from Myripristis murdjan chromosome 9, fMyrMur1.1, whole genome shotgun sequence encodes:
- the ostf1 gene encoding osteoclast-stimulating factor 1; translation: MSKPPPKPAKPGQVKVFRAMFTFDPRTPDELYFEEGDILYISDTSDSNWWKGTCRGRTGLIPSNYVAEQAESIDNPMHEAAKRGNLSWLRECVENKVGINGLDKAGNTALYWGCHGGHKDVVELLLSQPNVELNQQNKLGDTALHAAAWKGYSDIVEMLLNKNARTDIKNNEKKLALEMATNAQCASLLKRKQGSNITRTHSNAEEYLDDEDSD